A stretch of DNA from Candidatus Bathyarchaeota archaeon:
TGGAATACATTGTTTAGCAATGGCAGCAGGTCCATCTAACTCTCGTAAGTTAAGCATTACTTTGCCCATGTTTTCAGGGGTTGCTTTGAGGTTTCGTCTTTTTACTTCTGCTCGAACTACGTCGCCCATGGTAACAACAGGATGCCCTAACCTTTGAACAGTTTTCCGAAAAACACCCTTACCTGCTCCCGGCATCCCAGCAAGCCCAACAACAATTTTGTCTGCTATCCCAAACCCCTCATTATGTTACATGAAGTATCTTCTGTTAAAACTCAATAAAACAGTTGTTGGCACCAACAAAAACAGATTAGTTTCTTTAACTCATGTAAGGTCACAGTTTTTACAGAAAATACTTGTAACAAAGAAATCGGCGCAATTCAAGCAATTAAGTTTTGGACTTATTTTGAGTCAATACAAATGGTAAAAAAAATTAATGTTTAAAAATTCAGTGTAATTCTGAATCAGATTTAAAAACGAAATATGGAACAAATCTTATGTGCATAAACGTTATACCTATTATTGTTATTCAAGTTTTTGTCATAGAAACCAAAAAAGGGGCAAGCTCAAAGAACCTTGAGTCGCCGTGCGCAAATGCGCAAAAGTCTAAGGAGGATTTGGCGCACACTCGGTTCGGACGCCAAAAACGCCATGGAGCTCAACCCCTTTTCTGGTGCCAGCAATTCAAAAATTAACGCATGTGAACTTTTAATGAATATAGGCGCGCCTACACGCGAAGTTATTAAAACCGCGAAAAGAAAAGTATATTGGACATTATACGAGAGATTTGTATGTCAGGAACCATCCGAAGTTTCTTAGCCTTTGATATAGAAGACCAAAAAATACTTGGAAACATTTCTCATATTCAAAAAATGTTGGCTAACAGCGGGGCAGAACTGAAGTTAGTCAATCCACAAAACATTCACGTTACAATCAGGTTCTTAGGAGAAATACAAGCCTCAATGATTGACAGTATCCATGAAGAAATGAAACAGATTACGTTTTCTCCATTTACCATAGAACTTCAGGGTTTAGGTGCATTCCCAAAACCTAATAATCCCCGAGTTGTCTGGGCAGGAATCAAAAACGGCGAAAAAGAACTAAAAGACATTTTTCAGCAACTAGAACCCCGCCTAAGAGGGCTGGGATTCCAACCAGACAATAAAGGTTTCAATCCCCATTTAACCATAGCTCGTGTACGGAGCGGAAGAAACAAATTCAAACTCGCAGAAACAATTCATGAAATGGCAGACTACGAGTTAGGAACAATAAATGCAGAATGCCTTAGGTTAAAGAAAAGTGATTTGACGCCTCGAGGTCCAATTTACAATAATCTAAGAGAAGTTTGTGGAAAAAAGTAAAACATAATTTGGTGTTTGTTGTGCCTCGTTCCGTTGAAGAAATTCGTTGGGAAGTTCTAAAACTAGTTAACCCCAGCGAAAGCGATCAAAA
This window harbors:
- the thpR gene encoding RNA 2',3'-cyclic phosphodiesterase, whose translation is MSGTIRSFLAFDIEDQKILGNISHIQKMLANSGAELKLVNPQNIHVTIRFLGEIQASMIDSIHEEMKQITFSPFTIELQGLGAFPKPNNPRVVWAGIKNGEKELKDIFQQLEPRLRGLGFQPDNKGFNPHLTIARVRSGRNKFKLAETIHEMADYELGTINAECLRLKKSDLTPRGPIYNNLREVCGKK